One genomic region from Nocardia vinacea encodes:
- a CDS encoding sulfurtransferase yields MARSDVLVSVDWAEENLNAPGVVFVEVDEDTSAYDGGHIEGAVRLDWKKDLQDQVRRDFVNQEQFSDLLSARGIGNDDEVVLYGGNNNWFAAYAYWYFKLYGHNNVKLLDGGRKKWELDGRPLSRDAVNRPATQYKAAAPDLTIRAFRDEVIAAIGAKNLVDVRSPDEFSGKILAPAHLPQEQSQRPGHIPGAINVPWSKAANEDGTFKSDAELTEIYGEAGLDGSKDTIAYCRIGERSSHTWFVLQELLGHQNVKNYDGSWTEYGSLVGAPIELGE; encoded by the coding sequence ATGGCTCGCTCCGATGTCCTGGTCTCCGTTGACTGGGCCGAAGAGAACCTCAACGCCCCCGGCGTCGTCTTCGTCGAGGTCGATGAGGACACCTCCGCCTACGACGGCGGCCACATCGAGGGTGCCGTTCGGCTCGACTGGAAGAAGGACCTGCAGGATCAGGTTCGTCGCGACTTCGTGAACCAGGAGCAGTTCTCCGATCTGCTCTCGGCGCGCGGCATCGGTAACGACGACGAGGTCGTGCTCTACGGCGGCAACAACAACTGGTTCGCCGCATACGCCTACTGGTACTTCAAGCTGTACGGCCACAACAACGTCAAGCTGCTCGACGGCGGCCGCAAGAAGTGGGAGCTCGACGGTCGTCCGCTGTCCCGCGACGCCGTGAACCGTCCGGCCACCCAGTACAAGGCCGCCGCCCCCGACCTGACCATCCGCGCATTCCGCGACGAGGTCATCGCCGCCATCGGCGCCAAGAACCTGGTCGACGTGCGCTCCCCTGACGAGTTCTCCGGCAAGATCCTGGCTCCGGCGCACCTGCCGCAGGAGCAGAGCCAGCGTCCTGGCCACATCCCGGGCGCCATCAACGTGCCGTGGAGCAAGGCCGCGAACGAGGACGGCACCTTCAAGTCCGATGCCGAGCTGACCGAGATCTACGGCGAGGCCGGGCTGGACGGATCCAAGGACACCATCGCCTACTGCCGCATCGGTGAGCGCTCCTCGCACACCTGGTTCGTGCTGCAGGAGCTGCTGGGCCACCAGAATGTCAAGAACTACGACGGCAGCTGGACCGAATACGGCTCGCTCGTCGGTGCACCGATCGAGTTGGGAGAGTAA
- the pstC gene encoding phosphate ABC transporter permease subunit PstC, with amino-acid sequence MSSEPSTEPASPKARPGHSQRAEVIFRSLATAAGATVVAAIALIALFLLIRAWPSIMANEANFFTSSEFSTSNADHLRFGIRDLLMVTVLSSILALVIAVPIGVGIALFLTHYSPKPMARPFAMLVDLLAAVPSIVFGLWGFLVLAPRLEPVETFLNDKLGWFFLFSDGNVSISGGGTIFTAGVVLAVMILPIITSVSREVFNLTPLSHIEAAQALGATKWEMVRMTVLPYGRSGVIAGSMLGLGRALGETIAVLVILRTSAQAGHWSLFDGGYTFASKIAAAASEFSQPLPTGAYIAAGFVLFALTFIVNALARLVSGGRVNG; translated from the coding sequence ATGTCGAGTGAACCGAGCACCGAACCGGCCTCACCGAAGGCCCGCCCCGGCCACAGCCAGAGGGCCGAGGTCATCTTCCGGTCGCTTGCCACCGCGGCCGGTGCGACGGTCGTGGCGGCCATCGCACTGATCGCGCTATTCCTATTGATCCGTGCGTGGCCTTCGATCATGGCGAACGAGGCGAACTTCTTCACCAGTAGCGAGTTCAGCACCTCCAATGCCGATCACCTGCGGTTCGGCATCCGGGACCTGCTCATGGTCACGGTGTTGAGCTCGATACTCGCGCTGGTGATCGCGGTGCCCATCGGTGTGGGCATCGCGCTGTTCCTGACCCACTATTCGCCGAAGCCGATGGCGCGTCCGTTCGCGATGCTCGTCGATCTGCTCGCGGCGGTGCCGTCCATCGTGTTCGGTCTCTGGGGCTTCCTGGTGCTCGCGCCGCGGCTCGAACCCGTCGAGACATTCCTGAACGACAAGCTCGGCTGGTTCTTCCTGTTCTCCGACGGCAATGTGTCGATCTCCGGTGGCGGCACCATCTTCACCGCGGGCGTGGTGCTGGCGGTGATGATCCTGCCGATCATCACCTCGGTTTCCCGCGAGGTCTTCAACCTGACACCGCTCTCGCATATCGAGGCCGCGCAGGCACTCGGTGCGACCAAATGGGAGATGGTCCGGATGACGGTGCTGCCCTACGGTCGCAGCGGTGTGATCGCCGGTTCCATGCTCGGCCTCGGTCGCGCGCTCGGTGAGACGATCGCGGTATTGGTGATCCTGCGCACCTCGGCACAGGCCGGACACTGGTCGCTGTTCGACGGCGGCTACACCTTCGCCTCCAAAATCGCCGCCGCCGCATCGGAATTCAGTCAGCCACTGCCGACCGGCGCCTATATCGCGGCCGGCTTCGTGCTGTTCGCGCTGACCTTCATCGTCAACGCGCTGGCGCGGCTCGTGTCCGGTGGAAGGGTGAACGGGTAA
- the pstB gene encoding phosphate ABC transporter ATP-binding protein PstB produces the protein MAKRIDVKDLNIYYGKFHAVADVKLSVLPRSVTAFIGPSGCGKSTVLRSLNRMHEVTPNARVEGAVLLDGEDIYGSTVDPVGVRRTIGMVFQRPNPFPTMSIRDNVVAGLKLQGVRNKKELDEVAERSLRGANLWNEVKDRLDKPGGGLSGGQQQRLCIARAIAVSPDVLLMDEPCSALDPISTLAIEDLITELKKEFTIVIVTHNMQQAARVSDQTGFFNLEAQGKPGKLIEIDDTEKIFSNPGQKATEDYISGRFG, from the coding sequence ATGGCCAAGCGGATCGACGTCAAAGACCTGAACATCTACTACGGCAAATTCCATGCGGTTGCCGATGTCAAGCTGTCGGTACTGCCGCGCAGCGTGACCGCCTTCATCGGCCCGTCGGGTTGTGGTAAGTCCACCGTGCTGCGTTCGCTCAACCGGATGCACGAGGTGACCCCGAATGCCCGCGTCGAGGGCGCGGTGCTGCTGGACGGCGAGGACATCTACGGCTCCACCGTCGACCCGGTCGGCGTGCGCCGCACCATCGGCATGGTGTTCCAGCGCCCGAATCCGTTCCCCACCATGTCGATTCGCGACAATGTGGTGGCCGGACTGAAGCTGCAGGGTGTGCGCAACAAGAAGGAGCTCGACGAGGTCGCCGAGCGTTCGTTGCGCGGCGCCAACCTGTGGAACGAGGTCAAGGACCGGTTGGACAAGCCGGGTGGCGGTCTCTCCGGTGGTCAGCAGCAGCGTCTGTGCATCGCGCGCGCCATCGCGGTATCGCCGGATGTGCTGCTGATGGACGAGCCGTGTTCGGCGTTGGACCCGATCTCCACCCTGGCGATCGAGGACCTGATCACCGAGCTGAAGAAGGAATTCACCATCGTCATCGTCACGCACAATATGCAGCAGGCTGCGCGCGTGAGTGACCAGACCGGCTTCTTCAACCTGGAGGCGCAGGGCAAGCCGGGCAAGCTGATCGAGATCGACGATACCGAGAAGATTTTCTCCAACCCGGGGCAGAAGGCGACGGAGGATTACATTTCCGGTCGCTTCGGATAG
- the phoU gene encoding phosphate signaling complex protein PhoU, with amino-acid sequence MRVIYNEQMADLAHLLGEMAGLAGSAMERATQSLLQADLTLAESVITEGDRIAEMITNAEEKAFALLALQAPVAGDLRQVVSAIQIVQDVNRMGALALHVAKVTRRRHPNHALPEAVNGYFAEMGRIAVNMGAGAREVLESRDPQRAAQLNEDDEAMDDLHRHLFTLLMDRDWKYGVAAAVDVTLLGRYYERFADHAVEIGRRVIFLVTGELPPDPDAEG; translated from the coding sequence ATGCGTGTCATCTACAACGAGCAAATGGCCGACCTTGCCCACCTGCTGGGCGAGATGGCCGGTCTGGCGGGTTCGGCGATGGAACGAGCCACCCAGTCGCTGCTCCAGGCCGATCTCACTCTGGCCGAATCGGTGATCACCGAGGGCGACCGGATCGCCGAAATGATCACCAATGCCGAGGAGAAGGCGTTTGCCCTGCTTGCGCTGCAGGCGCCGGTGGCGGGTGATCTGCGGCAGGTAGTGAGCGCGATCCAGATCGTCCAGGACGTCAACCGGATGGGCGCGCTGGCACTGCACGTCGCCAAGGTGACCCGGCGCCGCCACCCCAACCACGCGCTTCCTGAAGCGGTGAACGGCTACTTCGCGGAAATGGGTCGCATCGCCGTGAATATGGGTGCCGGCGCCAGGGAGGTGCTCGAGTCCCGCGATCCGCAGCGAGCCGCGCAGCTCAACGAGGACGACGAGGCGATGGACGACCTGCACCGTCACCTATTCACGCTGCTGATGGATCGCGACTGGAAGTACGGCGTCGCCGCGGCCGTCGATGTGACGCTGCTCGGCCGCTACTACGAGCGCTTCGCCGACCACGCCGTGGAGATCGGCCGCCGGGTGATCTTCCTGGTCACCGGTGAGCTGCCGCCGGATCCCGACGCCGAGGGGTAG
- the pstS gene encoding phosphate ABC transporter substrate-binding protein PstS: MNFKRSSALIGVLAAVAMPLAACGSDDNTSATGDSAAKVDVACGGKKALKASGSSAQKNAMDRFVAAYEANCSGSTLNYTSSGSGAGVNEFLGSQTDFAGSDSPLSDKKGEPAKAQERCGAPAWNLPTVFGPIAVTYNLDGVSDLVLDGPTAAKVFNGTVATWDAPEIKALNPTAKLPSDKISVIFRSDESGTTDNFQLYLDAASDGAWGKGAGKTFNGGIGEGAKGNEGTSAAIKSTKNSITYNEWSFAKAQNLSIAQVVTSASKDPVKLTPESAAKAVDSVKIKGEGNDLVLDTSSFYKPTAAGAYPIILPTYEIVCSKYADADTSKAVKAFLTSAVNNGQKGLDTAGYVAIPDKFKTKLTTAINAIS, encoded by the coding sequence GTGAACTTCAAGCGCAGCAGCGCCCTGATCGGTGTGCTGGCCGCCGTCGCCATGCCCCTGGCGGCCTGTGGCAGTGACGACAACACCTCTGCCACCGGCGATTCCGCCGCCAAGGTCGATGTTGCCTGCGGTGGTAAGAAGGCCCTCAAGGCCAGCGGTTCCTCGGCTCAGAAGAACGCCATGGACCGCTTCGTCGCCGCCTACGAGGCCAACTGCAGCGGCTCCACGCTGAACTACACCTCCAGCGGTTCCGGCGCCGGCGTGAACGAATTCCTCGGCAGCCAGACCGATTTCGCCGGTTCCGACTCGCCGCTGAGCGACAAGAAGGGTGAACCCGCCAAGGCACAGGAGCGCTGCGGCGCCCCGGCGTGGAACCTGCCGACCGTCTTCGGCCCGATCGCCGTCACCTACAACCTCGACGGTGTGAGCGATCTGGTGCTCGACGGCCCGACCGCCGCCAAGGTGTTCAACGGCACCGTCGCCACCTGGGACGCCCCGGAGATCAAGGCGCTGAACCCGACCGCCAAGCTGCCCTCGGACAAGATCTCGGTGATCTTCCGCAGCGATGAGTCGGGCACCACCGACAACTTCCAGCTCTACCTGGACGCCGCCTCCGACGGTGCCTGGGGCAAGGGCGCGGGCAAGACCTTCAACGGCGGTATCGGTGAGGGCGCCAAGGGCAACGAGGGCACCTCGGCCGCCATCAAGAGCACCAAGAACTCGATCACCTACAACGAGTGGTCCTTCGCCAAGGCGCAGAACCTGTCCATCGCGCAGGTCGTCACCTCGGCCTCCAAGGATCCCGTCAAGCTGACCCCGGAGTCCGCGGCCAAGGCCGTCGACAGCGTGAAGATCAAGGGCGAGGGCAACGACCTGGTGCTCGACACCTCGTCGTTCTACAAGCCGACCGCGGCCGGCGCGTACCCGATCATCCTGCCGACCTACGAGATCGTCTGCTCGAAGTACGCCGACGCCGATACTTCCAAGGCGGTCAAGGCATTCCTGACCTCGGCCGTCAACAACGGCCAGAAGGGTCTGGACACCGCGGGCTACGTCGCGATCCCGGACAAGTTCAAGACCAAGCTGACCACCGCGATCAACGCCATTTCCTGA
- a CDS encoding DUF1416 domain-containing protein: MCAAPTQGQAIPAGVDVEKETVITGRVLSTDGQPVGGAFVRLLDGNGDFTAEVVASGTGDFRFFAAPGAWTVRALSSSGNGSAEVRPEGAGIHAVDVAVAK, encoded by the coding sequence ATGTGCGCAGCACCTACCCAGGGACAGGCCATTCCGGCCGGAGTCGATGTCGAGAAGGAAACGGTCATCACCGGCCGTGTTCTGAGCACCGACGGTCAGCCGGTCGGCGGCGCGTTCGTGCGCCTGCTCGACGGCAACGGTGACTTCACCGCCGAGGTCGTGGCCTCGGGCACCGGTGATTTCCGCTTCTTCGCGGCGCCGGGCGCCTGGACCGTGCGGGCGTTGTCCTCCTCGGGCAACGGCTCGGCCGAGGTTCGTCCGGAGGGCGCGGGCATCCACGCCGTGGATGTGGCAGTCGCCAAGTAA
- the mshD gene encoding mycothiol synthase, with product MGETTLRWSTELDAEVARAVRELLERTSAEDGVAPVSEQAVLSLVATDSEAEHLVALRDGVVAGYANLVPAHGEHPAMAEVAVDPAARGHGIGAELVSAALAKGGSGARVWAHGNRPAAEALATRLGLRVARELWQMRRSLATPELPELVVPVGTALRTYEGPADDAELLRVNNVAFAWHPEQGGWTERDIAVRREESWFDPKGLFIAVDPADPDRILGFHWTKVHYEENPPVGEVYVVGIDPAAQGRGLGRLLTLAGLRYLRERGLPEVLLYTEADNTAAVHTYARLGFVTAHIDVAYSAAE from the coding sequence ATGGGTGAGACGACGCTGCGGTGGAGCACGGAGCTCGATGCCGAGGTGGCGCGGGCGGTGCGTGAACTGCTGGAGCGGACGAGTGCCGAAGACGGTGTCGCGCCGGTCTCCGAACAGGCCGTCCTCTCGCTCGTCGCGACCGATTCCGAGGCCGAACATCTGGTGGCGCTGCGTGACGGTGTCGTCGCCGGTTACGCGAATCTCGTTCCCGCACATGGCGAACACCCCGCAATGGCGGAGGTCGCAGTCGATCCCGCCGCTCGCGGCCACGGCATCGGTGCGGAATTGGTCTCGGCCGCGCTGGCGAAGGGCGGATCGGGTGCTCGGGTCTGGGCACACGGAAATCGGCCCGCCGCCGAGGCGCTCGCGACCCGGCTCGGACTGCGCGTCGCACGCGAGTTATGGCAGATGCGGCGGTCGCTGGCAACTCCAGAGCTACCGGAGTTGGTGGTGCCGGTGGGTACCGCGCTGCGGACCTACGAAGGGCCCGCCGACGATGCCGAACTGTTGCGTGTCAATAACGTGGCCTTCGCCTGGCATCCGGAACAGGGCGGCTGGACCGAGCGGGATATCGCCGTCCGCCGCGAAGAGTCCTGGTTCGACCCGAAGGGGCTGTTCATCGCGGTGGATCCGGCCGATCCGGACCGCATCCTCGGATTCCACTGGACCAAGGTGCATTACGAGGAGAACCCGCCGGTCGGCGAGGTCTATGTGGTCGGCATCGACCCGGCCGCGCAGGGCCGGGGACTGGGCCGCCTGCTCACCCTCGCGGGCCTGCGCTACCTGCGCGAACGCGGTCTGCCCGAGGTTCTGCTCTATACCGAGGCCGACAACACCGCGGCCGTGCACACCTACGCGCGACTCGGCTTCGTCACGGCGCATATCGATGTCGCGTATTCGGCCGCTGAATAA
- a CDS encoding Uma2 family endonuclease, protein MTVEPFPDWLIPPAGGFTVEDFLELRGLPKHTELIDGGLVFVSPQEMWHSRAVSVLWRDLDQQTPPDLYADREMAVKLGPRQMPEPDVLVVSKAATRRAAPSTYYFAEDVVLAVEAVSPDSEERDRETKPAKYAKAGIPNYWRVERRDDEAVVYVYELDPATATYGLVGIFHDRLKINVPFPIDIDLTSIWPRD, encoded by the coding sequence ATGACCGTTGAGCCGTTTCCCGACTGGTTGATTCCACCTGCTGGTGGGTTCACAGTCGAGGACTTCCTGGAGCTGCGCGGCCTTCCGAAGCATACCGAGTTGATCGATGGGGGTCTGGTCTTCGTGAGTCCGCAGGAAATGTGGCACAGCCGGGCCGTGTCGGTTCTCTGGCGGGACCTCGATCAACAAACTCCGCCGGATCTCTACGCCGACCGTGAAATGGCCGTCAAACTCGGACCGCGTCAGATGCCGGAACCAGATGTCCTGGTGGTCAGTAAAGCGGCGACTCGTCGAGCAGCTCCATCGACCTACTACTTCGCTGAGGACGTTGTTCTTGCGGTCGAGGCAGTGTCTCCGGATTCCGAAGAACGCGACCGAGAGACGAAGCCAGCCAAGTATGCAAAGGCAGGAATCCCGAACTACTGGCGGGTCGAGCGTCGTGACGATGAAGCCGTTGTCTACGTCTACGAACTCGACCCCGCCACAGCAACTTACGGCCTGGTCGGCATCTTCCACGACCGCCTGAAGATCAACGTGCCGTTTCCGATCGACATCGACCTGACATCGATCTGGCCGCGCGACTAA
- a CDS encoding FABP family protein, with protein MSELASEGSNPAERASEQLNGNGPAEPAPRRSGDEAVAEAAERAKWTGARNIPVLPDLPLPEDTANLRLGPDLSSSMLALLPMVGVWRGEGEGNDPARGDYRFGQQIIVSHDGGDYLAWDSRSWVIESDGSYGGPDLRESGFWRVGIDGDDEVIELLLTHSTGIVELFYGTALTQSSWELATDVVIRSQSGIVVGGAKRLYGIVEGGDLAYVEERVVADGPLEPRLSARLQRYIG; from the coding sequence ATGAGTGAACTCGCGAGCGAAGGTTCCAACCCGGCCGAGCGAGCGAGTGAACAACTGAACGGCAACGGCCCGGCCGAGCCGGCGCCGCGCCGCAGTGGCGACGAGGCCGTGGCCGAGGCTGCCGAACGGGCGAAATGGACTGGTGCGCGCAATATTCCGGTGCTACCGGATCTGCCGCTGCCGGAGGACACCGCGAATCTACGGCTCGGTCCGGATCTGAGTTCGTCGATGCTGGCGCTGCTTCCGATGGTCGGCGTGTGGCGCGGTGAGGGCGAGGGCAACGATCCCGCTCGCGGCGACTACCGCTTCGGCCAGCAGATCATCGTCTCCCACGACGGTGGCGACTACCTGGCCTGGGACTCGCGTTCCTGGGTCATCGAATCCGACGGCTCCTACGGCGGACCCGATCTGCGCGAGAGCGGCTTCTGGCGGGTCGGCATCGACGGCGACGACGAGGTCATCGAACTGCTGCTGACCCACAGCACCGGCATCGTCGAACTCTTCTACGGCACCGCGCTGACCCAATCCTCTTGGGAATTGGCCACCGATGTCGTCATCCGCAGCCAATCCGGCATCGTCGTCGGCGGAGCCAAACGGTTGTACGGCATTGTCGAAGGCGGTGATCTCGCCTACGTCGAGGAGCGGGTAGTGGCCGACGGTCCCTTGGAGCCCCGCCTGTCGGCACGGTTGCAGCGCTACATCGGTTAG
- a CDS encoding response regulator transcription factor, whose translation MELLLLTSDPNPESVLPALSLLAHNVRPAPTEVASLLEAGTADVALVDARTDLAAARGLCRLLGSTGSSVPVVAVLTEGGLVAVNADWGLDDILLPGTGPAELDARLRLLVGRNGGVASPENTGKITLGELVIDEGTYTARLRGRPLDLTYKEFELLKYLAQHAGRVFTRAQLLQEVWGYDFFGGTRTVDVHVRRLRAKLGSEYESLIGTVRNVGYKAVRPARNSTKTDHVTFPDDESAEGTDGSPPVTVNGSVP comes from the coding sequence GTGGAGCTGCTCCTGCTGACCTCCGACCCCAACCCGGAGTCGGTACTGCCCGCCCTGTCGCTGCTGGCGCACAATGTGCGCCCGGCGCCGACCGAGGTGGCGTCCCTGCTCGAGGCGGGGACCGCGGACGTCGCACTTGTCGACGCGCGTACTGACCTGGCCGCAGCGCGTGGTCTGTGCCGACTGCTCGGCAGCACCGGTTCGTCGGTGCCGGTGGTCGCCGTGCTGACCGAGGGCGGACTGGTCGCCGTCAATGCCGACTGGGGCCTGGACGACATTCTGCTGCCCGGTACCGGACCGGCCGAGCTGGACGCCCGGCTGCGCCTGCTGGTCGGCCGCAACGGCGGTGTCGCGAGCCCGGAGAACACCGGCAAGATCACCCTCGGTGAACTGGTGATCGATGAGGGCACCTATACCGCCCGGCTGCGCGGTCGCCCGCTGGATCTCACCTATAAGGAATTCGAACTCCTCAAATACCTCGCGCAGCACGCGGGCCGAGTCTTCACCCGGGCCCAGCTGCTGCAGGAGGTCTGGGGTTACGACTTCTTCGGTGGCACCCGCACGGTCGACGTGCACGTGCGACGCCTGCGCGCCAAGCTCGGCAGCGAATACGAATCGTTGATCGGCACCGTCCGCAATGTCGGATACAAGGCCGTCCGCCCCGCGCGCAACAGCACCAAGACCGACCACGTCACCTTCCCCGACGACGAATCCGCCGAAGGCACCGACGGCTCCCCGCCCGTCACCGTCAACGGTTCCGTCCCGTAG
- a CDS encoding thioredoxin family protein, which translates to MIEITILLVVVLAAVAVGVVLQRRNGKLRASDTEAQDESARTDLLASVGADNSGPAVLHFSADWCGPCAAVRRVVAGVTEELSGSPRPPLDIEVDIDAEPALAKELNVLSLPTTFVFDIEGRERFRISGVPKSTDLRTALEPLTVG; encoded by the coding sequence ATGATTGAAATCACAATCCTGCTGGTGGTGGTGCTTGCCGCGGTTGCGGTCGGAGTGGTGCTGCAGCGCCGCAACGGCAAGCTGCGCGCGAGCGACACCGAGGCACAGGACGAATCGGCGCGCACCGATCTGCTGGCATCGGTCGGCGCCGACAACTCGGGTCCGGCGGTGCTGCACTTCTCCGCCGACTGGTGCGGACCATGCGCCGCGGTGCGCCGGGTGGTCGCCGGGGTGACCGAGGAATTGTCCGGTTCGCCGCGCCCGCCGCTGGATATCGAGGTCGATATCGATGCCGAGCCCGCGCTGGCCAAGGAACTGAACGTGCTCTCGCTGCCGACCACCTTCGTCTTCGATATCGAAGGGCGGGAACGATTCCGGATCTCCGGGGTTCCCAAGTCCACGGACCTGCGTACCGCACTCGAACCGCTGACCGTGGGATAA
- a CDS encoding DUF4395 domain-containing protein: protein MSTNFRNTAVENRIPAVVDVRGPRFAAWVTTGVLVLVLLAAAVSTPVAAVLIAAQAVVFAIGAAYGPRRHPYGRIFAAFIAPRVGPTLETEPVAPLRFAQLLGLVFSAVSLLGFLVGSTVVGAVFAGFALFAAFLNAAFGICLGCQIYPLVARLRRNPSPAN from the coding sequence ATGTCCACAAATTTCCGAAACACAGCCGTTGAGAACCGAATTCCCGCCGTCGTCGATGTGCGCGGGCCACGCTTCGCCGCGTGGGTCACCACCGGTGTCCTCGTTCTGGTCCTGCTCGCAGCAGCCGTTTCGACGCCGGTCGCCGCGGTGCTCATCGCCGCGCAGGCGGTGGTCTTCGCGATCGGCGCGGCCTACGGTCCGCGACGGCATCCCTACGGCCGGATCTTCGCCGCGTTCATCGCGCCGCGCGTGGGTCCGACCCTCGAAACCGAACCCGTGGCCCCGCTGCGGTTCGCCCAATTACTCGGCCTGGTCTTCAGTGCCGTCAGCCTGCTGGGTTTCCTGGTCGGCTCCACCGTCGTCGGCGCGGTGTTCGCCGGCTTCGCCCTGTTCGCCGCGTTCTTGAATGCGGCGTTCGGGATCTGCCTGGGTTGCCAGATCTATCCGCTGGTCGCCCGACTCCGCCGGAACCCGTCCCCGGCGAACTGA
- the pstA gene encoding phosphate ABC transporter permease PstA, producing MTTTTTLDKPVKAPTFRHVSPARRLKNNIATAVVWLCFAIALVPLIWVLFMVVSKGLESVVSPDWWQKSQKGILPDQSGGGVYHAIYGTIVQTLVAAILAVPLGIMAAVYLVEYGRGVLAKVTTFMVDILAGVPSIVAALFIFALWIATMGFPQSSLAVSLALVLLMLPVVIRSTEEMLKLVPDELREASYALGIPKWKTIVRIVVPTAAPGMISGILLSLARVMGETAPVLVLVGYSKSINTNLFDGNMASLPLLIYQELANPEPAGRARVWGAALTLILLIALLYAAAAVVNKLLTRNR from the coding sequence ATGACCACCACGACGACTCTCGACAAGCCGGTCAAGGCGCCCACCTTCCGGCATGTGAGCCCGGCCCGCCGGCTCAAGAACAACATCGCGACCGCAGTGGTCTGGCTCTGCTTCGCCATCGCGCTCGTGCCGCTGATCTGGGTGCTGTTCATGGTGGTGTCGAAGGGCCTCGAGTCCGTCGTCTCGCCGGACTGGTGGCAGAAATCGCAGAAGGGCATCCTGCCGGACCAGTCCGGTGGCGGTGTGTACCACGCGATCTACGGCACCATCGTGCAGACTCTCGTCGCCGCGATCCTGGCGGTGCCGCTCGGCATCATGGCCGCGGTTTACCTGGTCGAATACGGGCGTGGCGTGCTGGCCAAGGTCACCACCTTCATGGTCGACATCCTCGCGGGTGTCCCGTCGATCGTCGCGGCGCTGTTCATCTTCGCGCTGTGGATCGCGACCATGGGCTTCCCACAGAGTTCCCTGGCGGTATCGCTGGCGCTCGTACTGCTCATGCTGCCGGTGGTGATTCGCAGCACCGAGGAAATGCTGAAGCTGGTTCCCGACGAGCTGCGCGAGGCGTCCTACGCGCTCGGAATTCCCAAGTGGAAGACCATCGTTCGGATAGTGGTGCCGACCGCGGCGCCCGGCATGATCAGCGGCATCCTGCTCTCGCTCGCCCGCGTCATGGGTGAGACGGCGCCGGTGCTGGTGCTGGTCGGCTACAGCAAGTCGATCAATACCAACCTGTTCGACGGCAATATGGCGTCGTTGCCGCTGCTGATCTACCAAGAGTTGGCGAACCCGGAACCGGCCGGCCGAGCCCGGGTGTGGGGCGCGGCGTTGACGCTGATCCTGTTGATCGCCCTGTTGTACGCGGCGGCCGCGGTCGTCAACAAGCTGCTCACGCGGAACCGATAG
- a CDS encoding LmeA family phospholipid-binding protein, with product MRKLIIGLLCLAVLAVVIDFGAAAYSEYRVSRALRVGADLTADPDVVIYGFPFLTQALDGRYQTVDIRARVMRPDIPGEISIGATLTGAHLSLGDLTDGNVRAVPVDRVEGQMRLEPTELGKLFKIPDLQVHSAPGNKSDGTGGSGGSGMTTGGQLLLTGTMPGKTPSKPGAQLGGDNVSVTADLVVDGDQVKIIATSIYRGTGDATTTAVVTDTERPKVLEQFTRTIDTNELPFGLRPTKVSAQGGQIVIEAKAENVTIDLDRLRRP from the coding sequence ATGCGCAAGCTGATCATCGGGCTGCTGTGCCTCGCGGTACTGGCGGTTGTCATCGATTTCGGCGCCGCCGCCTACTCCGAGTACCGCGTGTCGCGCGCCCTCCGTGTCGGCGCCGACCTCACCGCGGATCCCGACGTGGTCATCTATGGGTTCCCCTTTCTCACCCAGGCGCTCGACGGCCGATACCAGACCGTCGATATCCGCGCGCGGGTCATGCGGCCCGATATCCCCGGCGAAATCTCGATCGGCGCGACGCTGACCGGAGCCCACCTTTCCCTCGGCGACCTCACCGACGGGAACGTGCGCGCGGTTCCGGTGGATCGGGTCGAGGGGCAGATGCGGCTCGAGCCGACCGAACTCGGCAAGCTGTTCAAAATCCCTGACCTGCAAGTACATTCGGCCCCGGGGAATAAATCCGACGGAACGGGCGGATCGGGCGGGTCCGGTATGACCACCGGCGGGCAACTCCTGCTCACCGGCACCATGCCGGGCAAGACGCCGAGCAAGCCGGGTGCACAGCTCGGCGGTGACAATGTGAGTGTGACGGCAGATCTCGTGGTCGACGGCGATCAGGTGAAGATCATCGCGACCAGCATCTACCGTGGTACGGGTGATGCCACGACGACCGCGGTCGTCACCGATACCGAGCGCCCCAAGGTGCTCGAGCAGTTCACCCGGACAATCGATACGAACGAACTGCCGTTCGGGCTGCGGCCGACGAAGGTCTCCGCACAGGGCGGCCAGATCGTCATCGAGGCCAAGGCCGAGAACGTGACCATCGACCTGGACAGATTGCGGCGACCATGA